In the Trinickia acidisoli genome, TCACATGCTGGCCGGCCCGAGCATCGACATCCGCTATAGCGACCGCTTCTTCCTATCCACCGGGGAAGGTCTCGGCATGAACGTCCTCACGGGGCCGAACTGGCGCTTGGGCGTGGCGGCGGCCTACGATCTCGGGCGGCGCGCGGCGGACGACCTCGATCACTTGAAAGGCATGGGTAACATCAATCCGGCGCCGAGCCTGCGGCTGCTCGGCGAATATGCGATTTCGAAATCGTTTCCACTCGTGCTGCGCGCCGATTTGCGTCGCAACTTCGGCGGAGACAATGGCTGGATCGGCGATCTGGGCGCCTACATGCCGATGCCGGGCAGCTCGCAGAGCTTCGCTTGGTTCGCCGGCCCCACGATGACCATCGCCGATTCGCGCTATATGAATAGTTGGTTCGGCGTGAACGCTACCCAGTCGGCGAACTCGGGCTATCGCCAATACGATGCATCGGCCGGCATCCGTTCCGTGGGCTTCGGCGTTTCAGCCTCGTGGACGGTGAACAAGCATTGGATTCTGAGTGCCGACGGCGCGTTCCAGCAACTCGTCGGTGCGGCCGCGCATAGCCCGATCACGCAAACGCGGGCATCCGGGGTCTTCGACGTATCGGTGAACTATCAGTTCTGACCGCTCTGACCGCTCTGACCGCTCTGACCGCCCAAGCGCCGCTGCCTACGCCTAAGCGGTCGAATAGGTTCGCGCGAGAACGATCGGAATCACCGCGTGCGCGGGGCTGCGACAGCCTCGCGCGGCACCGACAAGCGGATGGCGAATCCACCGCTCGCCCCGCTGCCGATGACGACCGAACCGCCAAGCCGGCGTACCCGATCGCGAATACCCGCCAGCCCAGAGGGACTCGGACGCCCCGCTTGCTCGGCCGCCGGGGTTTCGATCGCGATACCGTTGTCCAGAATGGCGACATCGCACATCGCCGCGCTGCACATCAGGTCGATTTGGACCGCGGTCGCGCAATGCCCATGCCGCACGACATTCGTCAGCGCCTCCTGCACGATCCGAAAGATCGCCGTCGATCCGCTCTCGTTGAACGCGACGTCTTCGGCGTTGCTCGCAATGTCGATGCGCAGCCGCGACCGTTGACGGAAATCGTCGACGAGCCACTCGAGCGCAGGCAGCAAGCCGAGGTCGTCGAGCACGGCGGGACGCAGCCCCGCCGCCAGCCGCCGAACGGACGCGATCGCATGATCGACGGCCTCGCGCATCGCAAGCGCCCGCGTCCGCACCGCTTCGAGCGCATCGACCGGATCGGCGGCGATCGGCACATCGTCGGAGCTCAGCGTCGTCAAGTCCATCTTCAGCGCCGTAAGCTGCTGTCCGAGGTCGTCGTGCAATTCGCGCGCGATGCGCTTTTTCTCGTCTTCGCGCATCGCTTCGATGCGCGCGGCCAGTTCGCTGGCGTATTCGAGCTGACGCAACTGATTGCGCTCGGTGATATCGCGCACGACTTTCGCGAACCCGACGAGTTCTCCGTCCACGCCATACACGGCGGTCACGACGACGTTCGCACAAAAACGCGAACCGTCTTTACGCAAGCGCCATCCCTCTTTCTCGATGCGACCGCGGGCGGCGGCGTCGTTCAACTCGCGTTCGGGCTCGCGCCCGGCGATGTCTTCGATCGGATAGAAGCGCGAAAAGTGCCGGCCGATGATTTCCGACGCATGAAAGCCGAGCACGCGCGTAGCGCCGCCGTTCCAACTCGTCACTTGTCCCTGCGGATTGAGCATGAAAATCGCATCTTCGACGGCATCCATGAGCCGCCGCATGGACTCTTCGCTTCGCCGCAACTGCTCCTCGTTGCGCCGGCGCTCGGTCAAGTCGCGCGTGATCTTGGCGAAACCCATGAGCTCGCCCGCCTCGTCGCGCAACGCCGTGATGACCACGTTGGCCCAAAAACGCGTGCCGTCCTTGCGTACGCGCCAGCCCTCGTCCTCCCATCGCCCTATTTCGGCAGCGTGTCGCAGTTGCTCGCCCGGATAGCCGCGCGCCGCAACTTCCTCGGGATAAAACACCGAAAAATGGCGCCCGACGATTTCCTCGGCGCGATAGCCCTTGATTCGCTCGGCACCCGCGTTCCACGTCGCAATCCGGCCCTTTACGTCGAGCAGAAAGATCGCATAGTCCTTGATCGCGTCGACGAGGACACGGTAGCGATTCTCGGGCGTAATGCGGGCTAGCGACGGTTCGTCGGCAGGGCCATTCGATAGTGTCGGCTGAATGTTCACGGACCGGCTCCGCGGCGAGCGATACATCAGTCTAGCGCTCGCGGACACTCGCCGCCATGAAACGACACAGCCAAGAGCAA is a window encoding:
- a CDS encoding MipA/OmpV family protein — its product is MSTYNAASRFAVAGALFAAFAPASVYAQTPSPLAEWQYSSGILLEQMFTPQLPTWRIRVGPSASFQPRYDGSDSYHMLAGPSIDIRYSDRFFLSTGEGLGMNVLTGPNWRLGVAAAYDLGRRAADDLDHLKGMGNINPAPSLRLLGEYAISKSFPLVLRADLRRNFGGDNGWIGDLGAYMPMPGSSQSFAWFAGPTMTIADSRYMNSWFGVNATQSANSGYRQYDASAGIRSVGFGVSASWTVNKHWILSADGAFQQLVGAAAHSPITQTRASGVFDVSVNYQF
- a CDS encoding PAS domain-containing sensor histidine kinase, with amino-acid sequence MTPENRYRVLVDAIKDYAIFLLDVKGRIATWNAGAERIKGYRAEEIVGRHFSVFYPEEVAARGYPGEQLRHAAEIGRWEDEGWRVRKDGTRFWANVVITALRDEAGELMGFAKITRDLTERRRNEEQLRRSEESMRRLMDAVEDAIFMLNPQGQVTSWNGGATRVLGFHASEIIGRHFSRFYPIEDIAGREPERELNDAAARGRIEKEGWRLRKDGSRFCANVVVTAVYGVDGELVGFAKVVRDITERNQLRQLEYASELAARIEAMREDEKKRIARELHDDLGQQLTALKMDLTTLSSDDVPIAADPVDALEAVRTRALAMREAVDHAIASVRRLAAGLRPAVLDDLGLLPALEWLVDDFRQRSRLRIDIASNAEDVAFNESGSTAIFRIVQEALTNVVRHGHCATAVQIDLMCSAAMCDVAILDNGIAIETPAAEQAGRPSPSGLAGIRDRVRRLGGSVVIGSGASGGFAIRLSVPREAVAAPRTR